A stretch of the Neodiprion lecontei isolate iyNeoLeco1 chromosome 4, iyNeoLeco1.1, whole genome shotgun sequence genome encodes the following:
- the LOC107225656 gene encoding protocadherin-like wing polarity protein stan isoform X1 has protein sequence MARAIWILLCLLGLWPLAEGYLAVLSSSLEPGTVVFEAGVPQLGGKRKYEASVDRTAWFARKLLKVHPHTGRVTLAKTLSCEGLQYPRLFTFYIDSTSSRLGRPTIDYYSLPLRVLITGCGGENQDLAATKGWMPETLASYAMPSNDRFTEVCLRASQLVAALSDFLPLTAIKECETKWGGVGDPRFLVEGAAGDLVSAAEQCLVDPLWKISVSMRLKCGSPHLADAEHRLKVVFHHQQLDDSDLGRRVRRELRNQSPYFEQPLYLANVDEEKDPGLNVAVVRARDPEGGAVRYSMNSLIDSRTQALFLLDAATGRVTTRARLDRESGNVHYLKIFAVDDSFPPRTGTTTLQVNVLDTNDHAPVFELNEYEASVREGVPVGTTVVVVKATDQDDGRNAEVEYSIVSTSGGGTTSLSEDSSTFRIDPRSGVVTTRSGLDRERTEVYTVIIQATDLAMPLTDRKTASASLVVHVQDDNDNYPQFSERTYTALIPEDLDYTTSPVVAHIRATDSDAGVNAAVRYSIMGGNTQNTFSIDSLSGDVILIKPLDYETMKNYRVVIRAQDGGTPTRGNTTQFIVSVKDVNDNAPRFYTSLFQESVSESVPIGYSVVKVQAYDADEGLNAQIKYSIGPRDFSGTSTENFPIAVNPETGWIYTTMQLDREQCSKYQFIVIATDSGEPARSASASVVLTIIDINDNDPVFEPKNYESVIAEDDSPGTPVASVTATDPDEDSRIHYEITAGNTRGRFSITSHNGRGLITIAQPLDYKQEKRFVLTVTASDSGGRTDTALVYVNISDANNFAPVFENAPYGASVFEDASIGTTVLVVSATDSDVGQNAQITYSLGSEAGEPEASKFTINPQTGAITTTQALDRETLSGYLLTVIARDGGVPPLSDTTGVDISVMDVNDNAPVFDAPQYQGSVPEDVLVGTSVLRIAATDADIGRNGKVSYAFQDDGDGSFAIDPSSGVVRTAKPLDRESVARYSLEAIAVDTGSPCLSSVVPIVVKIEDVNDSPPVFESDKITLYIQENSPIGSTVGEIYAHDPDEGPNAVVQYSIIGGEDANSFTLNIRPGADRTELITLEELDYESHKKKFELVVRAASPPLRSDALVQVMVTDINDNAPVLKDFQILFNNFKDFFPSGPIGKIPAFDADVTDKLTHSILSGNNANLITLNKSSGEISLSPQLNTNVPRVATMEVSVTDGVNEAKATMTLSVRLITDTMLFNSITVRLDEMTVEAFLSPLLGYFLDGLAAIIPCPRENIYLFNVQEDTDVRGKILNVSFSARKAEPGSTDEFYSPQFLQERVYLNRGILARLATVTVLPFDDNLCVREPCLNFEDCVTVLKFGNASGFASSDTVLFRPIYPVTTFSCKCPTGFTGSREAYLCDTEVNLCYSNPCENGGTCRRREGGYTCSCADGFIGSNCEINLNEDSCLPTLCKGSSQCLTKANGGFICEGCPVSVLENATPLCELKARSFGPATFLTFPSLKQRHRMHLKLRFATEASQGLLLYNGRYNEKHDFIALEVIDSQVQFSFSLGDEISRASASVVGGVSDGQWHTVEVSYWNKTVTISLDECDVALALKNGSNLGKKWSCAGRGEQILEYRCTLVTETCHRFLDLTGPLQVGGLPAIPSSFQIRNKDFVGCISDLYIDHRFIDLNSFVADNGTTAGCPEKRAFCASMPCKHNGKCREVWSGYICECEEGFSGPQCTEEIGKPWRFQSDGLLSFNPLLRPIQLPWLTALSLRTRESQAFVISIQIGQNSSVMLSIKDGRIDASLDGISIIQASTNIADGEWHRVEIAWQSGQVSIDMDYRNRPINSLLPAKLQGLYIGRILVGGPDQTTNTELPFFNGCIQDIRIGSNQSMLQRPTVQENVGSGCIAEGECSIDCPETSTCVAQWESNECVCILGHAGPNCTPVCELNPCSEGGFCLENVEERKGYKCNCESEEYSGEYCEVRTDQPCPATWWGSPVCGPCHCDETRGYNPACNKTTGECYCKENHYQPPGETECTPCECYAVGSFGPRCDTETGQCRCRTGVIGRTCTACPNPYAEVTRRGCEVIYDGCPRSYSEGLWWPRTKFGVTAVEDCPGTAEGRSSRSCDDTLGGWQPPDLFNCTSEAFVELRHQLAAIETDGLSLNTYVAIKMAADLHRATNITKAMFGADILVAESLLVALLNYEENLSGLNLTHSQDKDYISHLVGISGAILEAKHLENWGRIESLTGDSPDKILEAISKYLKTLTASQHDTFTSPFEVVDPNVVLGLDIVTSESLFGYEAADYKEDPTQSTARPGGADQKVVLPDTTSFLSSLTHLGPSVSFPKYNNYMQDPKKFDPYSKIQVPLNLLGIKPPNHGELNVKNSLSTGKAVISYVQYREMGALLPQRFDDSVAMRWGVEIAVGSPVVTVSILVPSANGHESLTGIPLQSPVQIRLWLSEDDGFKTRTNPQCVHWSTARGIGEWSRMGCTTEIDDTMLTPGSIINCSCLHLATFALLTDVLDLEYVPEPSLLEDVTSYSAFVLALPLLLSTLLILALIRGGGTNSNSIHKNLVLCVFIAELLYLIALKARNPLVTNEFPCKLTAISLHYAWLSTFAWTLVDSVHLYRMLTEMRDVNHGQMRFYYTMGYGLPAVIVGLTVGVRADQYGNFYFCWLSIYEPVIWALIGPVCAAVIINLCILVMSVRAAFTLKEHIMGFGNLRTLLWLSIASLPLLGTVWSLAVLSASEQSPTLSYLLSIAILTHAAFSLIGYCFINGRVRRNLYLSLLHCFGKKSPLLEGSIGNGSSSQNVNGHSRSALAYSSAYSGAESTCRRVHVGVSTSSTTSRSTNKTGSSPYRSDTHLRHTSTSTSNYNSDRDPYLSSRSHQSALHARQDPPETRRHRRDSESDSDGSQADGGGPSLDLASSHSSDDEDVTSRSHKDMGVSTQQSIAHSYLPNIHNNPTSDHLNILCSNSELFPNIKPIYAPRWSSQLPEAYLPSNVDARGSQWSGGTISDNEMASNKTSSPNPLPYPDMNSPQKNHPDENYSEGEEKLHHIGEKYLFPYTAEEDHTISPTPYMLPMSSRILASSLSHHSQNSNHDNLSGSERYGSLKRGQSLHGSQHDNLSSSERYGSLKRGKITPSVLETPEYILPMSGRILSSSLTHDLQHSNELAALRQQQQYEQTITETEKDTNEETSV, from the exons ATGGCAAGAGCAATATGGATACTTCTGTGCCTTCTTGGTCTATGGCCACTCGCGGAAGGCTACTTGGCGGTATTGTCGTCGAGTTTAGAACCTGGAACCGTAGTATTCGAGGCCGGAGTGCCTCAGCTCGGAGGTAAGCGTAAGTACGAAGCATCGGTGGACAGGACAGCATGGTTCGCGAGGAAGCTGCTGAAGGTGCATCCGCACACGGGTCGAGTAACGCTGGCGAAGACTCTGAGCTGTGAGGGCCTCCAATACCCGCGACTCTTCACCTTTTACATAGACTCAACGAGTTCAAGACTGGGCCGACCGACCATAGATTATTATAGTCTACCCTTAAGAGTATTAATCACGGGATGCGGCGGGGAGAATCAAGACTTAGCTGCGACCAAAGGTTGGATGCCGGAGACTCTTGCTTCCTACGCGATGCCGAGCAACGACAGATTCACCGAGGTCTGTCTCAGGGCCTCGCAGCTCGTTGCAGCCCTCAGCGACTTCCTGCCCTTGACCGCCATCAAGGAGTGCGAGACCAAGTGGGGCGGCGTCGGGGACCCAAGGTTTCTGGTCGAGGGTGCGGCCGGCGACCTGGTATCGGCCGCTGAGCAATGCCTGGTCGATCCTCTCTGGAAGATATCGGTCTCCATGAGGCTCAAGTGCGGTTCGCCTCATCTGGCCGACGCGGAGCACAGACTGAAGGTAGTGTTCCACCACCAGCAGCTCGACGACTCGGACCTCGGCCGCAGGGTGCGAAGGGAGTTGCGGAACCAGTCGCCCTATTTCGAGCAGCCCCTGTACCTAGCCAACGTCGACGAGGAGAAGGACCCGGGGCTGAACGTCGCCGTAGTCAGAGCCCGTGACCCCGAGGGCGGGGCGGTTCGGTACTCGATGAATTCGCTCATAGACTCGAGGACGCAGGCGCTCTTCTTGCTCGACGCAGCGACGGGCCGAGTGACGACGAGGGCAAGGTTGGACAGGGAGAGCGGCAACGTGCACTACCTCAAGATATTTGCCGTCGATGATTCCTTTCCACCTAGAACTGGGACCACGACTTTGCAGGTCAATGTCCTCGACACCAACGATCACGCCCCGGTTTTCGAGCTGAACGAGTACGAGGCCTCCGTCAGGGAGGGAGTCCCCGTCGGCACCACCGTCGTCGTTGTCAAAGCGACGGACCAGGACGACGGGAGGAACGCCGAGGTCGAGTATTCGATCGTATCCACTAGCGGGGGTGGCACCACCAGCCTTTCCGAAGACTCGTCGACCTTCAGGATCGACCCAAGATCCGGCGTCGttaccaccaggagtggactGGACCGCGAACGAACCGAGGTCTACACCGTCATCATACAGGCCACCGACCTCGCCATGCCACTGACGGACCGTAAAACCGCCTCCGCGAGCCTCGTGGTTCACGTTCAAGACGACAACGACAATTACCCGCAATTCTCCGAGCGAACTTACACGGCGCTTATCCCCGAGGATCTTGACTATACTACGAGTCCTGTGGTAGCGCATATTCGCGCCACGGACTCGGACGCGGGAGTCAACGCTGCGGTGAGGTACTCCATCATGGGCGGGAACACGCAGAACACGTTTTCGATCGACTCGTTGAGCGGCGACGTGATCCTGATCAAGCCACTGGACTATGAGACTATGAAAAATTACCGCGTTGTTATCCGCGCCCAGGACGGCGGGACTCCGACCAGGGGAAACACGACGCAGTTCATCGTCTCTGTCAAGGACGTCAACGACAACGCGCCCAGATTCTACACGAGCCTGTTTCAGGAGTCCGTGTCCGAGTCGGTGCCGATCGGTTATTCCGTGGTCAAGGTCCAAGCCTACGACGCGGACGAGGGACTCAACGCTCAGATAAAGTACTCCATCGGGCCCCGCGACTTCTCCGGCACGTCGACGGAGAACTTTCCGATAGCTGTGAACCCGGAGACCGGGTGGATATATACTACGATGCAGCTGGACCGGGAACAGTGCTCCAAGTATCAGTTCATCGTTATAGCAACCGATTCCGGCGAGCCGGCTAGATCCGCGAGCGCCTCCGTCGTCCTCACGATAATTGACATAAACGACAACGACCCTGTTTTTGAACCAAAGAACTACGAGTCCGTTATCGCTGAGGACGACTCGCCGGGAACACCGGTAGCATCGGTAACCGCTACCGATCCTGACGAAGATTCGAGGATCCACTACGAGATCACGGCCGGCAATACGAGGGGTCGCTTTTCTATAACTTCGCATAACGGTCGGGGCCTTATCACCATAGCTCAACCGCTTGACTACAAGCAGGAAAAAAGGTTCGTTTTGACGGTAACTGCCTCCGATTCGGGCGGTCGGACCGACACGGCTCTCGTATACGTCAACATATCCGATGCTAACAACTTCGCACCGGTTTTCGAGAACGCCCCATACGGCGCTTCCGTCTTCGAGGACGCCTCCATTGGCACGACGGTTCTAGTTGTCAGCGCAACCGACTCCGACGTCGGACAAAACGCTCAGATAACTTACAGCCTGGGCAGCGAAGCCGGGGAACCAGAGGCGTCCAAGTTCACGATCAATCCTCAGACCGGTGCAATCACCACGACCCAAGCCCTGGATCGAGAAACGCTCTCCGGATACCTTTTGACCGTCATCGCAAGAGACGGCGGCGTTCCGCCGCTCTCAGACACGACTGGCGTCGACATATCGGTCATGGACGTCAACGACAACGCGCCGGTTTTTGACGCCCCGCAGTACCAGGGCTCGGTTCCGGAGGACGTTTTAGTCGGTACCAGCGTTCTCCGGATAGCTGCTACCGACGCAGACATCGGTCGAAACGGAAAGGTTAGCTATGCTTTTCAGGACGATGGTGACGGCTCCTTCGCCATTGACCCCTCCTCCGGTGTCGTCCGAACTGCCAAACCGTTGGACCGGGAATCCGTCGCGCGTTACTCTCTGGAAGCCATAGCCGTCGACACAGGATCGCCGTGCCTCTCTTCCGTCGTACCGATCGTGGTGAAAATCGAAGACGTCAACGACTCTCCGCCGGTGTTCGAGAGCGACAAGATCACGCTTTACATTCAGGAAAACTCCCCGATCGGTTCTACCGTGGGTGAAATATACGCCCACGATCCTGACGAGGGACCCAACGCTGTTGTTCAGTATTCGATTATCGGCGGTGAGGATGCAAACAGCTTTACTCTAAATATTCGACCGGGTGCCGATCGAACCGAGCTGATCACGCTCGAGGAACTAGACTATGAATCTCACAAGAAAAAGTTTGAGCTTGTCGTTCGCGCCGCCTCTCCACCCCTGAGATCCGACGCCCTGGTGCAGGTGATGGTGACCGACATCAACGACAACGCCCCGGTCCTCAAGGATTTTCAAATActattcaacaatttcaaggACTTCTTTCCATCCGGTCCTATCGGCAAAATTCCCGCCTTCGACGCTGATGTTACTGACAAACTAACGCACAGCATATTGTCCGGGAACAATGCCAATTTGATTACGCTGAATAAAAGCTCCGGCGAGATATCGCTGTCTCCTCAGTTGAACACCAATGTGCCTAGAGTTGCAACTATGGAAGTCTCGGTCACGGATGGAGTTAACGAGGCCAAGGCAACGATGACGCTTTCCGTGCGACTGATAACCGACACGATGCTGTTCAATTCCATAACCGTCAGACTGGACGAAATGACCGTCGAGGCTTTCCTTAGTCCTTTGCTCGGATACTTCCTCGATGGTCTTGCTGCGATCATACCATGTCCCCGTGAAAATATATACCTCTTTAACGTCCAGGAGGACACGGACGTACGCGGCAAGATACTGAACGTTAGTTTTTCAGCCCGTAAAGCGGAACCGGGATCCACCGACGAGTTCTACAGTCCCCAATTCCTTCAGGAAAGAGTTTACTTAAACCGGGGAATTCTGGCGAGACTCGCAACCGTCACGGTCTTACCATTCGACGATAACCTTTGCGTGAGGGAGCCTTGCCTCAATTTTGAGGACTGCGTCACGGTGTTGAAGTTCGGCAACGCCTCCGGATTCGCTAGCAGCGACACAGTTCTATTCAGACCGATTTATCCGGTGACGACATTCTCCTGTAAATGTCCAACGGGTTTTACCGGTAGTCGAGAAGCTTACTTGTGCGATACCGAGGTCAACTTGTGCTATTCGAACCCCTGTGAAAACGGCGGTACTTGCCGACGGCGCGAAGGTGGTTACACCTGCAGCTGCGCGGACGGTTTCATCGGAAGTAACTGCGAGATCAATTTGAACGAAGACAGTTGTCTACCCACCCTGTGCAAAGGAAGTTCCCAATGTCTGACGAAAGCAAACGGTGGATTCATTTGTGAAGGCTGTCCAGTATCCGTATTGGAGAACGCAACACCCCTCTGCGAGCTGAAAGCACGGAGTTTTGGACCCGCTACTTTCCTGACGTTTCCATCCCTGAAACAACGGCACAGAATGCACCTGAAACTCCGGTTCGCTACGGAAGCGTCGCAAGGCTTGCTTCTCTATAACGGACGCTACAACGAAAAGCACGATTTCATCGCTCTCGAAGTGATTGACTCGCAAGTTCAGTTCAGCTTTTCACTAGGTGACGAGATCAGCAGAGCGTCGGCCAGTGTGGTCGGCGGTGTGTCGGACGGCCAGTGGCACACCGTGGAAGTTTCCTATTGGAATAAAACCGTGACGATATCGCTGGACGAATGCGACGTGGCTCTGGCTCTGAAGAACGGTTCGAACCTTGGTAAAAAATGGTCGTGTGCAGGAAGAGGGGAGCAGATACTCGAGTACCGATGCACCCTGGTTACCGAGACCTGTCATCGGTTCTTGGACCTGACGGGACCCCTGCAGGTCGGCGGTCTGCCGGCGATACCATCGAGTTTTCAAATCCGTAACAAGGACTTCGTCGGATGCATAAGCGATCTGTACATTGATCACCGATTCATCGACCTCAACTCGTTCGTCGCCGACAACGGTACCACTGCTGGCTGTCCCGAGAAGAGAGCGTTCTGCGCTTCGATGCCCTGCAAACACAATGGCAAGTGCAGAGAGGTATGGTCCGGCTACATTTGCGAGTGCGAAGAGGGCTTCTCGGGCCCTCAATGCACCGAGGAAATCGGCAAGCCCTGGAGGTTCCAGTCCGACGGTCTCCTCAGCTTCAATCCGCTGCTCAGACCCATACAGCTACCTTGGTTGACCGCGCTGAGTCTGAGAACACGAGAAAGTCAGGCGTTCGTAATTAGCATACAAATTGGTCAGAATAGTTCGGTGATGCTGAGCATAAAGGACGGTAGAATCGATGCATCGTTGGACGGCATAAGCATCATTCAAGCATCTACCAATATCGCGGACGGCGAGTGGCACCGCGTTGAGATCGCTTGGCAAAGTGGTCAAGTCTCGATCGACATGGACTACAGAAACAGACCGATCAACTCGTTACTACCAGCGAAGCTGCAGGGCCTCTACATCGGGCGAATACTCGTCGGAGGTCCGGACCAGACAACCAATACCGAGCTACCGTTTTTCAACGGGTGCATTCAGGACATCAGGATAGGATCCAATCAAAGCATGCTCCAACGACCCACGGTTCAGGAGAACGTCGGATCTGGGTGCATTGCGGAGGGTGAGTGCAGCATCGACTGTCCCGAAACATCGACCTGCGTAGCTCAGTGGGAGTCCAACGAGTGCGTCTGTATTCTCGGCCACGCCGGTCCCAACTGCACTCCTGTCTGCGAACTGAACCCCTGCAGCGAGGGGGGCTTCTGCCTCGAAAACGTCGAGGAACGGAAGGGGTACAAATGCAATTGCGAGTCGGAGGAGTACTCTGGTGAGTATTGCGAAGTCAGGACGGATCAACCGTGTCCAGCCACCTGGTGGGGTAGTCCGGTGTGCGGTCCGTGTCACTGCGACGAGACAAGGGGCTACAATCCGGCCTGCAATAAGACGACGGGCGAATGCTACTGCAAGGAGAACCATTATCAACCACCTGGTGAGACGGAGTGCACACCGTGCGAGTGCTACGCCGTTGGGAGCTTCGGTCCCAGGTGTGACACGGAAACGGGACAGTGTAGGTGTCGCACAGGAGTGATCGGCAGGACCTGCACCGCTTGTCCGAATCCTTACGCGGAGGTGACGCGTCGCGGGTGCGAAGTCATCTACGACGGATGCCCCAGGTCCTATTCCGAGGGTCTGTGGTGGCCTAGAACTAAATTCGGCGTTACTGCGGTAGAGGATTGTCCCGGAACCGCGGAAGGAAGGTCGTCCAGGTCCTGCGACGACACTCTTGGCGGCTGGCAGCCACCGGACTTGTTCAATTGCACCTCGGAAGCCTTTGTGGAGCTCAGACATCAGTTGGCGGCTATTGAGACTGACGGACTCTCGCTCAATACTTACGTTGCTATTAAAATGGCAGCCGATTTGCACAGGGCGACTAATATCACCAAAGCCATGTTCGGCGCGGATATTTTAGTCGCCGAATCGCTGCTTGTCGCGTTGCTTAATTACGAAGAAAATCTTTCCGGATTGAACCTGACGCACAGCCAGGACAAGGACTATATATCACATCTTGTCGGGATTTCCGGGGCTATTCTTGAAGCTAAACACTTGGAAAATTGGGGCAGAATTGAGTCGCTAACTGGAGACAGTCCTGACAAGATCTTGGAGGCTATTAGCAAATATTTAAAGACTCTGACGGCCTCTCAGCACGACACTTTCACGAGTCCGTTTGAAGTGGTCGATCCTAACGTCG TACTGGGTTTGGATATCGTAACTTCGGAAAGCCTGTTTGGCTATGAAGCAGCAGATTACAAAGAGGACCCCACCCAATCAACGGCGCGACCAGGCGGAGCCGATCAAAAAGTAGTTTTACCTGATACCACCAGCTTTTTGAGCTCGTTGACACACTTAGGACCTTCAGTCAGTTTCCCAAAATACAACAATTACATGCAAGATCCCAAAAAATTCGATCCGTATTCTAAAATTCAAGTGCCATTAAATTTGCTTGGGATTAAACCACCTAATCATGGTGAATTGAATGTCAAGAACAGCCTGAGCACAGGAAAAGCTGTCATAAGCTATGTCCAATATCGAGAAATGGGCGCACTATTGCCTCAAAG ATTCGATGATTCGGTAGCAATGAGATGGGGCGTAGAAATAGCAGTCGGATCCCCAGTCGTAACAGTATCAATCCTGGTTCCGAGCGCAAATGGGCATGAGTCGTTAACTGGAATTCCACTGCAGTCTCCCGTTCAAATCCGGCTTTGGCTCAGCGAAGATGATGGCTTTAAAACGAGAACCAATCCCCAATGTGTTCACTGGAGTACAGCGAGAGG AATCGGAGAATGGAGTCGAATGGGTTGCACAACCGAAATTGACGACACCATGCTGACGCCTGGTTCCATAATAAACTGTTCGTGCTTACACCTGGCAACGTTTGCACTCTTGACCGATGTTCTAGATCTTGAATATGTACCTGAACCGTCTCTGTTGGAGGACGTGACAAGTTACAGCGCCTTTGTTCTTGCGCTACCGCTTTTGCTGTCCACGTTGCTAATTCTCGCTCTGATACGTGGAGGTGGTACCAATTCGAACAGTATACACAAAAATCTCGTCCTATGTGTATTCATAGCTGAACTGCTATACCTGATTGCGTTAAAAGCTAGAAATCCATTGGTTACAAACGAATTCCCCTGCAAGTTGACTGCTATCAGTCTACATTACGCCTGGCTCAGCACCTTTGCTTGGACTTTGGTCGACTCAGTACATCTCTATAGAATGTTAACCGAAATGCGCGACGTAAACCATGGGCAAATGAGATTTTATTACACAATGGGGTATGGGCTACCGGCTGTTATTGTCGGACTCACTGTCGGCGTACGAGCTGATCAATACGGAAACTTTTATTT TTGCTGGCTATCCATCTACGAGCCTGTTATTTGGGCTTTAATAGGACCGGTCTGTGCCGCTGTTATAATAAACCTTTGCATTCTTGTAATGTCAGTTCGTGCTGCGTTCACATTGAAAGAACATATCATGGGTTTTGGAAATCTCAGGACGCTGCTGTGGCTGTCAATCGCATCGCTACCATTACTTGGGACCGTTTGGTCTCTGGCAGTACTCAGTGCTTCGGAGCAATCGCCAACTTTGTCTTACTTACTGAGTATCGCTATCCTGACTCATGCCGCTTTTAGTCTGATCGGATACTGTTTCATCAATGGAAGAGTTAGGCGGAACTTATATCTCAGTTTATTGCATtgctttggaaaaaaatcgccCCTCCTAGAAGGAAGCATTGGAAACGGAAGTAGCAGCCAAAATGTGAATGGACATTCG CGATCAGCACTGGCATACTCGTCGGCCTATAGCGGAGCAGAATCAACGTGTCGGAGAGTTCACGTTGGCGTATCAACAAGCAGTACCACGTCGCGAAGTACAAATAAGACTGGTTCAAGTCCATATCGAAGTGATACACATCTTAGACACACATCGACATCGACAAGCAACTATAACAGCGATAGAGATCCTTATCTTTCGTCCAGAAGTCATCAATCTGCTCTGCATGCCAGACAAG ATCCACCCGAGACTCGTAGACATCGCAGAGACTCTGAATCCGATTCGGATGGTTCGCAAGCTGATGGGGGAGGTCCTAGTCTGGACTTGGCTAGTTCGCATAGTAGTGACGATGAAGATGTCACGTCTAGATCTCACAAGGATATGGGTGTTTCAACTCAGCAGTCGATAGCGCATAGTTATTTACCCAACATCCATAACAACCCGACCTCAGATCATTTGAATATTCTCTGTTCAAATTCTGAACTTTTCCCAAACAtcaaaccaatctatgcacCCAGATGGAGCTCGCAACTGCCGGAAGCTTATTTGCCGTCTAATG TCGATGCACGTGGGAGTCAATGGTCAGGAGGCACGATATCGGACAATGAAATGGCCTCGAACAAAACTTCGAGTCCCAATCCGTTGCCGTATCCAGATATGAATTCACCGCAGAAGAACCATCCAGATGAAAATTACTCTGAGGGGGAAGAAAAACTTCACCatattggtgaaaaatatctttttccGTACACGGCGGAAGAAGACCATACCATCTCACCAACGCCTTACATGTTGCCCATGTCGTCGAGGATTCTCGCATCAAGCCTCAGTCATCATTCGCAGAATTCAAATCACGACAACTTGAGTGGATCGGAGAGGTATGGTAGCTTGAAGAGAGGACAAAGCTTGCACGGCTCGCAGCACGACAATTTAAGTAGCTCAGAGCGGTACGGCAGTCTGAAAAGAGGAAAGATTACTCCTAGTGTTCTGGAAACACCCGAATATATTTTACCGATGAGTGGAAGAATTTTGTCTAGCTCATTGACACACGACTTACAGCATAGCAACGAATTAGCCGCGCTaagacaacaacaacaatatgAACAAACTATTACAGAGACCGA GAAGGATACTAACGAGGAGACGTCAGTCTGA